A genomic segment from Truepera sp. encodes:
- the prpB gene encoding methylisocitrate lyase, with amino-acid sequence MPYLVASDAPERSAGERFRELLARPGILRLPGAHNGMAALQAKRAGFEALYLSGAAMSASMGLPDLGIITVDEVASFVRQVSRASGLPVLVDGDTGYGEALNVMNMVRSFEEAGAGAVHIEDQLLPKKCGHLNDKRLADPHDMALKVAAAVKARRHLVIVARTDAAASEGLAGAVARAERYAEAGADVIFPEALTSVDMFRDFAEALPGIPLLANMTEFGRTPQLSAEQFEELGYKIVIWPVSSLRVANKAQEELYSAIARDGSASGMLGRMQTRAELYETLGLAAYEELDASIVATVLPKE; translated from the coding sequence ATGCCCTACCTGGTCGCGTCGGACGCTCCGGAGCGTAGCGCCGGCGAGCGCTTCCGTGAACTACTCGCAAGGCCCGGCATCCTCCGCCTGCCCGGCGCGCACAACGGCATGGCGGCACTGCAGGCCAAGCGTGCGGGCTTCGAGGCGCTGTACCTCTCGGGCGCGGCGATGAGCGCGTCGATGGGCCTCCCCGACTTAGGCATCATCACCGTCGACGAAGTCGCCTCCTTCGTGCGTCAAGTAAGCCGCGCCAGCGGCCTGCCAGTGCTGGTGGACGGTGACACGGGCTACGGCGAGGCCCTGAACGTCATGAACATGGTTCGGTCATTCGAGGAGGCCGGCGCGGGCGCGGTGCACATCGAGGACCAGCTCCTGCCCAAGAAGTGCGGGCATCTGAACGACAAGCGGCTGGCCGACCCGCACGACATGGCCTTGAAGGTCGCCGCGGCCGTGAAGGCACGTCGACACCTCGTGATCGTGGCGCGCACGGACGCCGCGGCCAGCGAGGGGCTCGCCGGGGCCGTCGCGCGCGCCGAGCGCTACGCGGAGGCCGGCGCCGACGTCATCTTCCCCGAGGCCCTCACCAGCGTCGACATGTTCCGAGACTTCGCGGAGGCCCTGCCGGGCATCCCGCTGCTGGCGAACATGACGGAGTTCGGCCGCACGCCGCAGCTAAGCGCGGAGCAGTTCGAGGAGCTGGGTTACAAGATAGTCATCTGGCCGGTAAGTTCCCTCAGAGTGGCGAACAAGGCCCAGGAGGAGCTATACAGCGCGATAGCGCGCGACGGGAGCGCCTCCGGCATGCTGGGGCGCATGCAGACGCGAGCGGAGCTCTACGAAACCCTTGGTCTGGCGGCGTATGAGGAGCTGGACGCGTCGATAGTGGCTACGGTGCTGCCCAAGGAGTGA
- a CDS encoding RidA family protein produces MTTSTDTSGPNGPEQSAPNPHPYSPAFAVGGFVFVSGALSIDTKGKAVSGREEALDAAMDRMAERLATAGGRLENVVKLTYFVTDVTLREEANRQFERVFSEPRPARTFMEVSRLPYEATVEIDCIAHLGVGR; encoded by the coding sequence ATGACGACCTCAACCGATACGAGCGGGCCCAACGGCCCCGAGCAGTCAGCACCGAACCCGCACCCCTACAGCCCGGCCTTCGCGGTGGGCGGCTTCGTGTTCGTTTCCGGAGCCCTGTCGATCGACACCAAGGGCAAAGCCGTCTCCGGCAGGGAGGAAGCGCTCGACGCGGCGATGGACCGCATGGCCGAACGCCTCGCCACGGCGGGCGGGCGGTTAGAGAACGTCGTGAAGCTGACCTACTTCGTCACCGACGTGACGTTGCGGGAGGAAGCGAACCGCCAGTTCGAACGCGTCTTCTCCGAGCCCCGGCCGGCGCGGACTTTCATGGAAGTCAGCCGGCTCCCGTACGAGGCCACCGTCGAGATCGACTGCATCGCGCACCTAGGGGTCGGCCGGTAG